The sequence CCTGCTCCCCTTCCAAGTGCATTCCCGCTGGCTCCTGGCCCCATTCAGCCGAATCCGTTACGTACCGAGAATGTCAATCATGGTCATAACCACAACAACGACGGAGAGGATGAGCTTATTCCGACTGCCATTGTTATCAAGAATATTCCCTTTGCAGTCAAAAAGGAGCAACTCATCCAACTTATGACTGAAATGAACTTGCCGTTACCTTATGCCTTCAATTACCACTTCGATAACGGCGTATTCAGAGGTTTGGCCTTTGCAAACTTCACCTCTGCTGAGGAGACCGCGACGGTTATTGAAGTTCTGAACCATTTTGATTTGAATGGAAGAAAATTGAGAGTTGAATACAAGAAGATGCTTCCTGCGCAGGAGCGTGAGAGAATTGAGCGCGAAAAGCGTGAACGTAGGGGCCAACTTGAAGAACAGCATCGGCCGATCGCTGCTTCGCAGCTCCAGAATCAAAATTCTATGTCTTCCTTGGCTTCTCACTTGCAAACTACTTCGCCGTCGCCAGTTTCTCAGCGACAAAATGCATTGGGTGAGTTAATAGCCGTATATCCTGAGTGGCTCTGGGCATTTTAATTTTTTAGTCTGCCCTACTTACACCAAACTTCGTTCAAGAGTCACTAATTATTGGGTTAGACCTGGATATGAACGACGCCCAAACACTACAATTCTATTCGCAGATGCTCCTGTTTAAACAGGATCAGAACAGGGAGTCGCTTATTTTCCCGTCCACTTTGACCCCGCTCCAGCGCCGTACTGTGCATACTTTGGCCCACAACATGGGTTTGGGTCATGCATCTCGTGGAACTGGAGACCAGCGCCAAGTGCATGTTTTTCGTGTGGCCCCCGGTTCAAATGTGAGCCCACCAATTCCTACCCTGCCAACCACGATCCACCCTGCAGATTCAGCCCGTCGAGGCCTCAACCGTGCAGCCACAATCGATTTCAGTGAAGCAAGAGGCGATGCGCCGAACCCCTTTGGAACCCTCCGGAGCCATAATTCTGGATATCTTGGCGTTCTTGACTCTCCTGGGACCTTTGGAAACGCACAGAATCTTCGGGCGGCGAAATCCTTCGCGGATCTCCGTTCCTATACACCTTCACCAGCGCCATCTACGGCAAGCTATCCCACTGCATTGCATGCCCAGGGTACCCGTTTGCAGGCTTATGACAATATCGCGAGTGGAAATTCCAACACGCCTACTTTGACTCCGACCCCAGGTTCTTCCATCGGCTTACAGCGTGCTGATGACAGCCTCCTTGTCAATAGTCTTAGTGGCCTTACTCTTGGTACCACCGTTGGTGGCGGAACTTCCTCTAGTCCAAGGCGGCTTCGCTCAATGTTCTCTTGGGAGCAGCAGGAGGCCTCCCAACCTTCCACAACCGCTCCTATTGGCAGTAATCGTTCCATCGGACTTGGTGCTTTCGACACCCAGACTCAAGAACGTCTTCCACTTCGACAACCTCGTGGTCCTGTCCCGGAAAGAGGATCTGGATTTCGCAGACCAAATGGGCATCAATCTCGTAGCAGCGACGAATTACAACAGGGGCGACCCGAAATCGTCGTTGAATAAATGACCCCACAAATCAACACGCAATTATGGAACAAGACGTCGAGTGAAAAATGTACCCCATGCTACATTATAGTGCGCTTTTTTTTGAGACACCATCCATGAGATTGAGTGGTGCCTTTACGATTCGATGATGGATGACGCAATGACCTTACCTAAAAAAGACTCGGCTTTACATAAAAAAGTTTCAATGGAGAATGATTTAACTAGATGCTACTCGACTTTGGGGCAGCCCAGAAGCACGACTCTTGTTTGAACGATGGTTTCTCTAAGCACCTATTTCCCAGATGAGAGCTATAAAGCGTGAAAAGAAATTTTTAATATATGAACCCCATTTGCTACTTGAGAGCGTCAGGCGCAGGAAACATGAGGTCTTGTTTTTCGCACGAAAATACCGAGAAAATATCCGAAAGCATCGCCCGTTTTCCTGTCTATGTTTTTCTTTGCCCTTGTCGTGGTTTGTCTTTCTTCTGACCCAAGTTTTCTTCAGGCTTCGGGGAAGAATGCTGTGTGTaacatcttttatttgcATAACCTGTCTGGATTTTGCCTTTTGTATCAGTGGAGCTGCCCGGGATAATGGTGTTTAAGTCGTCTCGCCGTTGTCTTGCCTTTAGGACTTCTCAATGCTTTGGTGCTACTTCCGGCCCCGTTTTAATACACATGCTATTGTTTTTATGCGTTGCTCGCATTTTTTGAGGATTGATCGTCAGAATCCTGCCTCAACTTCGAGTTTTGCGACTTCCAGCATTCTTTTTTCGTCTCATACGAACATTAACTGTCCCCATCCCTGACGTTTTCGGTCGACTGAAAAACAGATATTGGAAAGCAAGCTTTGTGTCGACAGCCGTTGCTCTCTCTCAACCGGCGCTAACCACGATTATCGTCTCTTTTTGCACCCTCGTGGACCACCAACGATCTTTTGACGTATTGCAATGCAATATGTACATATTGTCTGAACTTTACAGCTGTCGGAGCTTTCGCACTGGAATTTACCTGCTATTTCTGTTCCACTATttcgaaaagaaaaaaataaacgCCCGATCTTTTGGCTATGTTTGCTGATGCTATCGGTTTTGCTTACCACACAAATGAGTGGGTGGCTAATACCTCTTTTCCCAGGCACTCGCGACTTCGCTGATTGATTGGACTCTCTTTCATCCTCTGCTATGGCTTTATCGAATAAATATTGGCTTTTTAATATCGTTTTGATCTTTCTGTCTTGCAATTTCCCAGTGGGCCTATTTCTCCAGTTTATGATTTTTCTGTGCCGGACAGGGCTCACTCTCTTAAACATAACGGAAAGATTTTTTCCCGTTTGGAATCAGTTCAGCAGGTATTTTCCAGCTATCTATTGGGCGGCGGGTTTGCTGTTTTTGTATGTACGCGTTCGCCGGAAATTGAATGCCAGTATTTTGatgttttgtttttttttttttttttcgtaAATGATTTTTGATGACACTGAACGTATCTCCGTCCCAGGGGAATCACTTTTCGAAAGAGCTACATATGTGTGTAGCAAGTACTGTACAGCACATGCGACAATCACATATGCCCGCGCTATATACGAGACAGAAAGCGAGAAATGAAAATGAATACCGACGTACATCACCGCGAATGTCCCTGCTTTCGAGCCCACTCCatcttcctctccctctccagCTCTCTAGCCCGTTCCCTATCCCGCCCAGACTCCTGCTTCCTCCCACCCCTAATCTCCTTCTCTTTCTGCCTTGGATCAATGACCACCAGATCATCCACGTCACGGTTTGACTCTTTCCACGTCTGGTCCTTGCCCAGCCTGTCCTTCGCAAACTTGAGCTCATGCGTCATCCAGTCCATCGCATTGTCATCCTCATGATCTGCACCGAGTCCCGTTCCAGAATCTCGAAGGTCCCAGGCGCGACAGGATTGGCAGTTTGCAATGAAATGGAGATCGCAGATTTGAgcttcttcgtcttctgCATCTCCTAGCTCCCTCCTGGATGTCTGGGGTTGTCTGGTCGGTTCGTCGTTggtgatggtggtggtggtggtggtggtggtgctTGATTTGGATATTTGTGGC is a genomic window of Coccidioides posadasii str. Silveira chromosome 3, complete sequence containing:
- a CDS encoding uncharacterized protein (EggNog:ENOG410PGY9~COG:A~BUSCO:5139at33183); its protein translation is MSNYHSQNQDMYHNTASRSPGSHRHVHQHQQLHRQPSRQFDAFRSMPAAMFDDPLSRYESATLDRMNQGLQANNFPYDITGSQTWNANGLSGAHTLGSIGSNPLSASARGRSNVRGRTGLPATWLDQQPAPLPSAFPLAPGPIQPNPLRTENVNHGHNHNNDGEDELIPTAIVIKNIPFAVKKEQLIQLMTEMNLPLPYAFNYHFDNGVFRGLAFANFTSAEETATVIEVLNHFDLNGRKLRVEYKKMLPAQERERIEREKRERRGQLEEQHRPIAASQLQNQNSMSSLASHLQTTSPSPVSQRQNALDLDMNDAQTLQFYSQMLLFKQDQNRESLIFPSTLTPLQRRTVHTLAHNMGLGHASRGTGDQRQVHVFRVAPGSNVSPPIPTLPTTIHPADSARRGLNRAATIDFSEARGDAPNPFGTLRSHNSGYLGVLDSPGTFGNAQNLRAAKSFADLRSYTPSPAPSTASYPTALHAQGTRLQAYDNIASGNSNTPTLTPTPGSSIGLQRADDSLLVNSLSGLTLGTTVGGGTSSSPRRLRSMFSWEQQEASQPSTTAPIGSNRSIGLGAFDTQTQERLPLRQPRGPVPERGSGFRRPNGHQSRSSDELQQGRPEIVVE